Proteins co-encoded in one Candidatus Goldiibacteriota bacterium HGW-Goldbacteria-1 genomic window:
- a CDS encoding pyruvate ferredoxin oxidoreductase (catalyzes the formation of acetyl-CoA from pyruvate and coenzyme A): MANPKQSALTEERFIGGHRACAGCGFPIFLKQVLGSTSDPVVVVSATGCLEVTSTIFPFSAWKTPFLHNAFENSAATCSGIEGAWQSLKKQGKYDKNVKFLALGGDGGTYDIGLQSLSGAMERRHDMMYVCYNNEAYMNTGVQRSGATQFGQHTTTSPAGKVVSGKTQGSKNLTEIMVAHDIPYVAQTTIGYWQDATKKFEKAWAVTGPKFVNVYSPCVPGWGYHMSQTVKMSKMAVETNLWPLYEVENGVYTITYKNPVEKRKPVEEFLKLQVRFKHLMKGDDKSKVIIAQIQKTIDERYAHLELMEKATNPAAK, from the coding sequence ATGGCGAATCCGAAACAGTCAGCATTAACAGAAGAAAGGTTTATAGGCGGACACAGGGCATGCGCGGGATGCGGTTTCCCGATATTTTTAAAACAGGTTCTTGGCTCCACAAGTGATCCTGTAGTGGTTGTATCAGCTACGGGCTGCCTTGAAGTTACATCCACAATTTTCCCTTTTTCAGCATGGAAGACGCCTTTTTTACACAACGCGTTTGAAAATTCCGCGGCAACCTGCAGCGGTATTGAAGGCGCATGGCAGTCGCTTAAGAAACAGGGCAAATACGACAAGAACGTAAAGTTCCTTGCGTTAGGCGGAGACGGCGGCACATACGATATCGGGCTGCAGTCGCTGTCAGGGGCAATGGAAAGGCGCCACGACATGATGTATGTATGCTATAACAACGAAGCATATATGAACACAGGCGTGCAGCGTTCCGGCGCAACTCAGTTTGGACAGCACACCACCACTTCACCTGCGGGAAAAGTAGTTTCAGGAAAAACACAGGGAAGCAAAAATTTAACTGAAATAATGGTGGCTCACGATATTCCTTATGTAGCCCAGACAACAATAGGCTACTGGCAGGATGCAACAAAAAAGTTTGAAAAAGCATGGGCAGTAACAGGGCCTAAATTTGTAAATGTGTATTCACCGTGCGTTCCGGGATGGGGATACCACATGTCCCAGACTGTAAAGATGTCAAAGATGGCTGTTGAAACAAACCTTTGGCCGCTTTACGAAGTGGAAAACGGAGTTTACACAATTACGTACAAAAATCCTGTTGAAAAAAGGAAACCGGTTGAAGAATTCCTTAAGCTTCAGGTAAGGTTCAAACATCTCATGAAGGGCGATGACAAGAGTAAGGTGATTATTGCCCAGATACAAAAGACAATTGACGAGCGTTACGCTCACCTTGAATTGATGGAAAAAGCCACAAACCCGGCGGCAAAGTAA
- the porA gene encoding pyruvate ferredoxin oxidoreductase, with the protein MEKTIVARTGNEAMAEAMRQINPDVCAAYPITPATEIMQIFSAFVNDGLVNTNLITVESEHSAMSACVGSAAAGARTMTATSSQGLIYMHEILFIAASLRLPIVMADVNRAISGPINIHCDHSDTMAERDSGWIQIFSENTQEAYDNMIQAIRIAERKDVSLPAMVTTDGFIISHGMERLVTYPDADVKNFIGKYDPPYNVLNLEKPITVGSIVLTDYYLEHKKAQHEAMKNAKQAILDIGKEFGKVFGKEYGFFEEYKTDDADYILVCLGSTAGTTKAAIEELRQEGIKCGLIKIRMFRPFPAEELAAALKKCKGVVVLDRSEAMNTQAGPVATEIKAALYDAGMVKPMHNYIYGLGGREIYIEDIKTVFRNISKDSKGSNEVKYLGLKEA; encoded by the coding sequence ATGGAAAAGACTATTGTAGCAAGGACAGGGAATGAAGCCATGGCAGAAGCCATGCGTCAGATTAACCCTGATGTCTGCGCGGCGTACCCGATAACACCGGCTACGGAAATAATGCAGATATTTTCTGCGTTTGTAAACGACGGGCTTGTTAACACAAACCTTATAACAGTGGAATCAGAGCACAGCGCCATGAGCGCCTGCGTGGGTTCCGCGGCAGCCGGCGCAAGGACAATGACAGCCACTTCATCGCAGGGGCTTATTTACATGCATGAAATTCTGTTCATTGCGGCGTCTTTAAGACTTCCGATAGTAATGGCGGATGTTAACCGCGCCATTTCCGGGCCTATCAACATTCACTGCGACCACAGCGACACAATGGCGGAACGCGACAGCGGATGGATTCAGATTTTCTCCGAAAATACTCAGGAAGCATACGACAACATGATACAGGCAATAAGAATCGCGGAAAGAAAAGATGTAAGCCTTCCGGCAATGGTAACAACAGACGGTTTTATCATAAGCCACGGAATGGAAAGGCTTGTAACGTATCCTGATGCTGATGTTAAAAACTTTATCGGTAAGTACGACCCTCCGTATAACGTCTTGAACCTTGAAAAACCTATAACAGTGGGTTCCATCGTTCTGACAGATTATTACCTTGAACACAAAAAAGCCCAGCATGAAGCCATGAAGAACGCGAAACAGGCTATTCTGGATATTGGTAAAGAGTTTGGCAAGGTGTTCGGAAAAGAATACGGTTTCTTTGAAGAATACAAGACAGATGACGCTGACTATATCCTTGTGTGCCTTGGTTCCACGGCAGGCACCACAAAAGCGGCAATTGAAGAATTAAGGCAGGAAGGCATAAAGTGCGGGCTTATCAAAATAAGAATGTTCAGGCCTTTCCCGGCTGAAGAACTTGCGGCAGCGCTTAAAAAATGCAAAGGCGTTGTTGTACTTGACCGCTCTGAAGCCATGAACACACAGGCAGGCCCGGTTGCAACAGAAATTAAAGCGGCCCTTTACGATGCGGGAATGGTAAAACCCATGCACAATTATATTTACGGGCTTGGCGGCAGGGAAATATACATAGAAGACATTAAGACGGTATTTAGAAACATATCCAAAGATTCCAAGGGCAGCAATGAAGTCAAGTACCTTGGCTTAAAGGAGGCATAA